The Streptomyces nigra genome includes the window GGTCGCGAAGATCCTCGCCCCGCGGCGGTGGCTGACCGTCGCCCAGGTCGAGGAGGCGCTGGCATGAGCGGCCCCGGAGGGCAGGCCCGCCCCGTCCGGCTCGGACCCCGGTCCGTGGCGGCCCTCGTGCTGGTCGGCGCGGTCGGCGTCGCCGCACTCGGCTGGCCGTTCCTCGCCCTGCCCGACTCGCAGGTGAACGCGCACGCCCAGGACGCGCCGTGGCTGTTCACGGGCCTGCTGATGCTGCTGGTCGCGGTCGTCGCGGCGACGATCTCGGAGTCCGGGCTCGGCCCCAAGGCCGTGGCGATGCTCGGCGTCCTCGCGGCGACGGGTGCCGCGCTGCGCCCGATCGGCGCCGGCACGGCGGGGCTCGAGCCGATGTTCTTCCTGATGGTGCTCAGCGGACGGGTGCTGGGGCCGGGCTTCGGCTTCGTCCTGGGCTCGGTCACGATGTTCGCGTCCGCGCTGCTCACGGGCGGGGTGGGGCCGTGGCTGCCGTTCCAGATGCTGTCCATGGGCTGGTTCACGATGGGCGCGGGGCTGCTGCCGGGCGCGGAGCGGCTGCGGGGCCGCGCGGAGGTGGCCCTGCTGGCGGCGTACGGATTCCTGGCCGCCTTCGCGTACGGCACGCTGATGAACATGGCGGGCTGGCCCTATCTGCCGCGGGACACCTCCACGATCTCGCCCGCGCCGGAGCTCGGTCCCCTCGCGAACCTGGCCCGGTTCGCCGCGTACTGCGTGGCCACCTCGCTGGGCTGGGACCTGGGGCGGGCGATCGTGACCGTGGTGCTCACGGTCGCGCTGGGTCCGGCGGTGCTGAAGGCGCTGCGCCGGGCGACACGGCGGGCGGCCTTCGAGAGCCCGGTCACGTTCGACGCACCCGGACGGTGAGCGCTTGTGCGCCGGCCGTCAGGGGCGCGGTGAACCACCCCACATGACCCAGGTCACCTACGACCTTCCTTAGTGGGCCAGAGCGCTGTCATGGCTCCACCAAAAGCCCGTCTGACCTGGGCGTTGAGATCCACGTCACACGGACACCCCGCCCCCGGCATACGGCCACCACTAGCAAACAGGCTCATTGCGGACATCCGCCGCACCTGTTTCCGTGGAGGACGTCGCACGGCGCCGACGTGCCCTCAGGGTCTCGGCGCCGACGCATGCCGGGCCTGCACCTCAGTGGCCGGCACACCGCGATCCCCGTCCCCGACCGAAAGGTGCTCCGTGTCCGTCGCCTCCTCCTTCCGCCGCCTCTCCGCCCCGAAGAAGGCCCTCGCCGGTACCCTCCTGGCCGCCGCCACGGCCGGCACCCTGCTCGCCTCGGCTCCCGCCCAGGCCGCCACGAGCGACGCCTCCTCGGCCCAGCGGGTCGCGAAGAAGATGATCGCGGACTCGGCCCAGTTCCAGTGCTTCTCGAACATCGTCGACCACGAGAGCGACTGGAACCCGCACGCCACCAACGCCTCGTCCGGCGCCTACGGCCTCGTCCAGGCCCTGCCGGCGAACAAGATGGCCTCGGCCGGCTCGGACTGGAAGACCAACCCCGCGACCCAGATCGAGTGGGGCCTCGACTACATGAAGGACCGCTACGGCAGCGCCTGCGGCGCCTGGGACTTCTGGCAGTCCAACGGCTGGTACTGATCCGGCCGGACCATGAACCGAAAGCGGCGACCCACGATCCCCGGGTCGCCGCTTTCGCCTGTCATCCGGCGTCGACCCGCAGCTCCTTCACCCCGTTGATCCAGGCCGAGCGCAGCCGGCGCGGGTCCCCGGCGAGGGTGAGGCCGGGCATCGCGTCGGCCACCGCGTCGAAGATCAGGTCGATCTCCAGGACCGCGAGGGACTTGCCCAGGCAGTAGTGCGGTCCGCCGCCGCCGAAGCCGAGGTGGGGGTTGGGGTCGCGGGTGATGTCGAAGACGTCCGGGTCGTCGAAGACCTCGGGGTCGTGGTTGGCAGAGGAGTAGAAGAGGCCGACCCGGTCGCCCTTGCGCACCTGCTTCCCGCCCAGCTCGGTGTCCTGGGTGGCGGTGCGCTGGAAGGCCACCACCGGTGTCGCCCAGCGGACGATCTCCTCGGCGGCCGTGGCCGGGCGCTCCCGTTTGAACAGCTCCCACTGTCCGGGGTGGGTGAGGAACGCGTGCATGCCGTGGGTGATGGCGTTGCGGGTGGTCTCGTTGCCCGCCACCGCCAGCATCAGGACGAAGAAGCCGAACTCGTCGGAGCGCAGACTGCCCTGGTCCTCGGCGGCCACGAGGGTGGTGACGAGGTCCTTCGCCGGGCACCGCTTGCGGTCGGCGGCCATGTTCATCGCGTACGCGAGGATCTCGGTGGCCGACTCCTGGCCGACCTCCTCGGTGATGGCGTACTCGGGGTCGTCGTAGGCGATCATCTTGTTGGACCAGTCGAAGATCCGGGACCGGTCCTCCTGCGGGACGCCGATGAGCTCGGCGATGGCCTGCAGGGGCAGTTCGCAGGCGACCTCGGTGACGAAGTCGAAGGACCCCGTGTGCCGGCGCGCCCCGTCGGCGATGGCCAGGGCGCGGGCGCGCAGCCGGTCCTCCAGGGCGCGGATGGCGCGCGGGGTGAACATCCGCTGCACGATCTGGCGGACCCGGGTGTGCTCGGGCGGGTCCATGTTGAGCAGGATGAGCCGCTGGGCGTCGATGGCGTCGCGCTCGATGTGCTCGTTGAAGCGGATGATCGCGGTGTTGACGGACGACGAGAACAGCTCGGGGTGCGTCGACACGTACTTGACGTCGGCGTGCCGGGTCACCGCCCAGTAGCCGTCGTCCTGGAACCCGGCGACGTTGCCCCGCTGCGGGATCCAGCGGACCGGTTCGGCCCGGCGCAGCGCGGCGAACTCCGGGAGGGGCACGCGGTGGTGCAGCACATCGGGGTCGGTGAAGTCGAACCCGTCGGGAAGCGCTGGACAGGGCATCGGCGGCTCCAGCCATCTGACGGCTCATCAGAACATGGTCGCGGCGAAGGTAGTAACGGGTTCTACAAGTGGCAAGGGGCACGACAGGCCCAATCCGGGCCGGAATCAGCTCTGTTCGCGACTTCGGAGGCTGCAAGACCCTTGCGGTGACGGACCGGGCGTCAGCAGACTGCCTGGAAGAACTAGAACACGTACTAGTTCCGGAGGAGAGCCGAGAGGACCCGCACCCATGGCTGCCGAACCCGTCATCGTCGAAGCAGTGCGCACCCCCATCGGCAAGCGCGGCGGCGCGCTCGCCAACCTCCACCCCGCCTATCTGCTGGGCGAGACCTACCGCGAACTCCTGGGCCGTACCCGTATCCCCGCCGACTGCGTCGAGCAGATCGTCGGCGGCACCGTCACCCACGCCGGCGAGCAGTCCATGAACCCCGCGCGCACGGCCTGGCTGACCATGGGGCTGCCGTACGAGACGGCGGCGACGACCGTCGACTGCCAGTGCGGGTCCTCGCAGCAGGCGTCCCACATGGCCGCGAACATGATCGCGGCCGGTGTCATCGACGTCGGGATCAGCTGTGGTGTGGAGGCGATGTCGCGGGTGCCGCTGGGGTCGGGCTCCAAGCACGGGCCGGGCAAGCCGTTCCCGGACGAGTGGAACGTCGACCTGCCCAACCAGTTCGAGGCGGCGGAGCGCATCGCCCGGCACCGCGGGCTGACCCGGCGGGACGTCGACGCGCTCGGCCTGCTGTCGCAGCAACGGGCCGCCGCGGCGTGGGCGGAGGAGCGCTTCAAGCGGGAGACGTTCGCCGTGCAGGTCCCGACGACCGAGGAGGAGCAGCAGGCCGGGCAGGGTATGTGGCGGCTCGTCGACCGGGACGAGGGGCTGCGCGACACGTCCCTGGAGGCGCTGTCCCGGCTGAAGCCGGTGATGCCGGCGGCCGTCCACACGGCGGGCAACTCCTCGCAGATCAGCGACGGCGCGGCGGCGCTGTTGTGGGCGTCCAAGCGGATGGCTCGCGCCCTGAAGCTGCGGCCCCGGGCCCGGATCGTGGCGCAGGCGCTGGTGGGCTCGGATCCGCACTTCCACCTCGACGGGCCGATCGACGCCACGCGGGCCGTGCTGGGCAAGGCGGGGATGAGCCTGCAGGACATCGATCTCGTGGAGATCAACGAGGCGTTCGCGTCGGTGGTGCTGAGCTGGGCGCGGGTCTTCGAGCAGGATCTGGACAAGGTCAATGTCAACGGCGGCGGGATCGCCCTCGGCCACCCGGTGGGCGCCACCGGAGCCCGGCTGATCACCACGGCACTGCACGAACTGGAACGCGCGGACAAGGAGTTCGCCCTGATCACGATGTGCGCGGGCGGCGGCCTGGCCACCGGCACGATCATCCAGCGCCTGTAGGCACCGCGCCCCGGCGGCCCCCGCGCGGGCCGCCGGTGAACGTTCCCACCGGGTCCGGCGTCTACGAACACGTGCCCGAGACCGAACTCATCAGCAGCCGCACGCGTCCCGCCGGCCCCGCGCCGGCACCCCCCGCCCTCCCGCCGTGGCTGCTCCGGTTCCGGGACCGGCACCGCGTCCCGCTGACCGCGACCCTCCCCGCTCTGCCGCTGTACGCGCTGTGGTGGGGCTTCCTCGCCACCGGCGGCGGGGACCTGGCCGCCCAGTACGCCTGGGCCGGGTTCACCGCCCGGCACGGCGGCTCGGCGTACAACCTCTTCTGGTACGGCGGCACCCACACCGCCAACTACAGCCTCATATCCCCGTACCTGATGTCCGCCGTGGGCGTCCGTGCCCTCACGGTCCTCTCCGGGATCGTGGCGACCTGGCTGGCGGCCGTGCTTCTCACCCGGGTCGAGGCGCTGCGCCGGCCGGAGGGTCCGGCCCTGCTCGCCGCGCTCGCCCTGTGGTGCAACGTGGCCTCCGGGCGCACCACGTTCGCCCTGGGCACGGCCTTCGGGCTCGGCGCCTGTCTGCTGCTGGCCGGGCGGCGACGGGTCGTCCCGGCCGGTGTGCTCGCCGCGCTGGCGACGATGGCGAGCCCCGTGGCCGGGCTGTTCCTGGCCGTCGTCGGCGCCGCGTTCCTGCTCACCCGGGACCGTCCGCGCGCCCTCGCGCTGCTGCTCCCGCCCGCCGTCACCGTCGCCGCGACCACCCTGCTGTTTCCCTTCGAAGGCGAGCAGTTGATGTTCGCCGACCGGATCTGGCCGCCGTTCGTGCTGGGCCTGGCCGTGACCGTGTTCGCGCCGCGCGGCTGGCGGGTCGCCCGGTGGAGCGGCGCCGTCTACGCCGCCGGAACCGTCGTGACGTATCTCGTCCCCTCCCCCGTCGGCACGAACGTCGAGCGGTTCGCCGAGCTGTTCGCGCCCGCCGCGCTGCTCGCCGTGCTGCTGGCCCGCCCCGAACTGGCCGGCTGGCGCCGGAAGACCCTGGTGGGCCTGCTGGTGCTGTCGGTCGGCTGGGTCGGCAAGAAGACCGGCGACGATCTGTACGTGTCGACCCGGGTGCCCGCCTGGGCCGCCGAGACCCAGGGGGTGGTGCGGGCCCTGGACCGGCTCGGCGCCGGCCGCACCCGCGTCGAGGTCGTCCCGGCCCGCAACCACCGCGAGGCCAGCGGGCTCGCCCCGTACGTCAACATGGCCCGCGGCTGGAACCGGCAGCTCGACATGGAACGGGCCCGCCTCTTCTACGACGGCTCCTTCTCGGCCGGCACCTACCGGGCGTGGCTGGACCGCTGGGCCGTCGGATTCGTGGTGCTGCCGCTGGGCAAGCCGGACGGCTACGCCGAGGCGGAGGCCCGGCTGATCCGCGAGGACCGGCCGGACTGGCTGGAGCCGGTGTGGCGGGACGCGCACTGGCGGGTGTTCCGGGTGAAGGACGCCGTGCCGCTGACCTCCGGATCCGCCCGGGTCGTCTCGACGTCCGGCGCCGACCTCGTCGTACGGATGCCGGGGGCGGGCGCCACGACCGTGCGCATAGCCCACTCCCCGTGGCTGCGAGTGGACGGCGGTGGCTGCCTGGCGCCGAGCGGCGAGTTCACCCGGCTCACGGTCCCCGCCGCCGGCGAGTACCGGATCAGTTCGGAGTACGGTCCCGCACGACGGCCTGCGGATCACTGCGGGTCTGACTCCGCGCGGGAGTGACGGTCCGGGCGCGTGGGCCCTGGAAGGCGTAGGTCACGGCGAAGCCCGCCGCCACGACCAGCGCGCCGCCCACCGCGTCCAGCACCCAGTGGTTGCCGGTGACGACGATCGCGGTCGCCGTGAGCAGCGGGTGCAACAGGCCCAGGACCTTGATCCACCATCTCGGCGCCAGCACGGCGACGACCACGCCGCACCACAGGGACCAGCCGAAGTGCAGGGACGGCATCGCCGCGTACTGGTTGGTCAGCTCGGTGAGGGTGCCGTAGTCGGGCTGAGTGAAGTCCTGTGGCCCGTTGACCGTGTCGACGACACCGAGGCCCGGCATCAGACGGGGCGGTGCGAGCGGATACAGCCAGAAGCCGACCAGGGCGAAGATCGTCGCGAAGCCGATCGCCGTGCGGGCCCAGCGGTAGTCGACGGGCCGCCGCCAGTACAGGACGCCGAGGATCAGCAGCGGCACCCCGAAGTGGAACGACTCGTAGTAGAAGCCGAAGAAGTCCCGCAGCCCGTCGGCCGCCACGACGGCGTGGTTGGCCCAGCGCTCGATGTCGATGCCGAGCGCGCGTTCCACGGAGAGGATCTGCGCGCCGTGCTCCTCCGCGGTCGCCCGGCCCGACGCCGAGGACGGGCCGGCCGCGGCCAGCCGGATCCGGGCGTAGGCGTCGTAGGTGACCCTGATGAGGACGAGCTCGAAAAGCAGGTTGGGGCGGCTGATCGCCCGCCGCAGGAACGGCACCAACGGGATGTGCCCGAACCGGGACGGCACCGGGTCCGCGTACCGCGTCGGCAGCGGCGTCCGCCAGTACGGCGAGCCGCGCGGCAGGAACGGCACGGCGACGGCCGCCGCCAGCGCGGCGCACAGCACGAGGTCGGCGCGCAGCGGCTGGAAGATCAGCTTGTCCGGCACCAGCGCGTCGGCCGGCAGTGTCATGACCAGCACGATCGCGACCGGCCAGGCGTACCGGTCACCGGCCCGCCGGCCGACCCGGCCGACGGCCGTGAGCAGCACCCACAACAGCTGGTGCTGCCAGGCTGCGGGCGAGACGACGATCACCGCGCAGCCGGTGACGGCGACCGCGAGCAGGAGCTGCCCGTCACGGGCGTAGCGCACGGCCCGGCGCAGCGCGAGCACGGCGACACCGGCGCCGAGGACGAGCAGGAGGGCGATCTCGGGTGGTCCGCTCAGGCCGAGCCGGAGCAGGGCGCCGTGGAGGGACTGGTTGGCGAGGCCGTCGGCGGGCCCGCCCAGGCCGAGGCCGGCGGGGTGGTGGAGCCAGTAGGTCGCCGAGTCACGGGGCATCGCCGCCCAGGCCAGCACCGTGCACCCGGTGAACGCGGCCCCCGTGGACAGGGCGGCCCGGCGCCGCCCGGTGCACCACAGCAGGGGCGTGAACAGCAGCAGCGTCGGCTGGAGCGCGGCCGCAAGCCCGATCAGCGCGCCGCTGAACCGCTCCCCGCGCACGGCGAAGCAGCCGAGGAGGACGAGCAGGACCGGGAGGATGCTGGTCTGGCCGAGGTGGAGGGCGTTGCGCACCGGCAGCGACACCATCAGCAGGCTGATCGCGACGGGCGCCGCGAGCACGGCGGTGCGCCGGCCGACCGGTGGCGGCAGGGCGCGGGCGGCGACCAGTCCGAGGGCGACGACCAGCAGGAGCGTGCCGAAGGTCCACCCCCAACCGAGGGCCTCCTCGGCGGCACGGGTCAGCGGCTTGAGGACGAGTCCGCCGAACGGGGTGCCGGTGAACCGCTCGGAGTCGTACAGGGAGCCCTTCAGATGCAGGACGCCGTGCGGTCCGACCCAGGTCTCCAGGTCGGTGAGCCGTTCCCCGCGCGGGGTGCCGAGGACGGCGGCGACCTGACGGACGGCGAGGACGGCGGCGACGGCCCAGAGGCCCAGCCGCACCACACGCACCCGCGCCTGGACCGTGCCGGCCGCCGTGGCTCCGGGTGCCTCGGCCGGTCGCCCTCGGTGCTCCGCCTTCGCCACGCCTCGCCGGCCTCCCGCCCCGGTCCGCCCCGCATCCGACAGGGAATCCTCAGAACGCCGGACGGCTCGCGCCGCCCCTCGGGGAGACGCAGGCATGTCCCCTTTTGCCCGACATCCTCACCTTTTTCCGTGACGATAGTCGGCGGTCCGCCCGTTCGCCTCCGGTGACGCGGCGGCCGGGTGGCCCCGCCCCGGCGCGGCCTCGCGCGCGGCGGCGCCGGTCCCGGGGATGCTGGAACGTCAGCCGTGATCCGGCCGGTGTGCCCGGCCGCCAGTCCGAAAGGCAGGGCGATGAGCGACTCCCAGCTCTGGGGCGATGTCGACGCGTACTTCACCGACCACCTCGCCGTCGAGGACGACGCCCTGGTGGCGGCCCGGCGCGAGAGCGACGCGGCCGGTCTGCCGCCCATCAGCGTGACCGCGCCCCAGGGGAAGCTGCTGCGGCTGCTCGCCGAG containing:
- a CDS encoding transglycosylase SLT domain-containing protein, giving the protein MSVASSFRRLSAPKKALAGTLLAAATAGTLLASAPAQAATSDASSAQRVAKKMIADSAQFQCFSNIVDHESDWNPHATNASSGAYGLVQALPANKMASAGSDWKTNPATQIEWGLDYMKDRYGSACGAWDFWQSNGWY
- a CDS encoding bifunctional glycosyltransferase 87/phosphatase PAP2 family protein, giving the protein MAKAEHRGRPAEAPGATAAGTVQARVRVVRLGLWAVAAVLAVRQVAAVLGTPRGERLTDLETWVGPHGVLHLKGSLYDSERFTGTPFGGLVLKPLTRAAEEALGWGWTFGTLLLVVALGLVAARALPPPVGRRTAVLAAPVAISLLMVSLPVRNALHLGQTSILPVLLVLLGCFAVRGERFSGALIGLAAALQPTLLLFTPLLWCTGRRRAALSTGAAFTGCTVLAWAAMPRDSATYWLHHPAGLGLGGPADGLANQSLHGALLRLGLSGPPEIALLLVLGAGVAVLALRRAVRYARDGQLLLAVAVTGCAVIVVSPAAWQHQLLWVLLTAVGRVGRRAGDRYAWPVAIVLVMTLPADALVPDKLIFQPLRADLVLCAALAAAVAVPFLPRGSPYWRTPLPTRYADPVPSRFGHIPLVPFLRRAISRPNLLFELVLIRVTYDAYARIRLAAAGPSSASGRATAEEHGAQILSVERALGIDIERWANHAVVAADGLRDFFGFYYESFHFGVPLLILGVLYWRRPVDYRWARTAIGFATIFALVGFWLYPLAPPRLMPGLGVVDTVNGPQDFTQPDYGTLTELTNQYAAMPSLHFGWSLWCGVVVAVLAPRWWIKVLGLLHPLLTATAIVVTGNHWVLDAVGGALVVAAGFAVTYAFQGPRARTVTPARSQTRSDPQAVVRDRTPN
- a CDS encoding ECF transporter S component; protein product: MSGPGGQARPVRLGPRSVAALVLVGAVGVAALGWPFLALPDSQVNAHAQDAPWLFTGLLMLLVAVVAATISESGLGPKAVAMLGVLAATGAALRPIGAGTAGLEPMFFLMVLSGRVLGPGFGFVLGSVTMFASALLTGGVGPWLPFQMLSMGWFTMGAGLLPGAERLRGRAEVALLAAYGFLAAFAYGTLMNMAGWPYLPRDTSTISPAPELGPLANLARFAAYCVATSLGWDLGRAIVTVVLTVALGPAVLKALRRATRRAAFESPVTFDAPGR
- a CDS encoding glycosyltransferase family 87 protein, producing MSSRTRPAGPAPAPPALPPWLLRFRDRHRVPLTATLPALPLYALWWGFLATGGGDLAAQYAWAGFTARHGGSAYNLFWYGGTHTANYSLISPYLMSAVGVRALTVLSGIVATWLAAVLLTRVEALRRPEGPALLAALALWCNVASGRTTFALGTAFGLGACLLLAGRRRVVPAGVLAALATMASPVAGLFLAVVGAAFLLTRDRPRALALLLPPAVTVAATTLLFPFEGEQLMFADRIWPPFVLGLAVTVFAPRGWRVARWSGAVYAAGTVVTYLVPSPVGTNVERFAELFAPAALLAVLLARPELAGWRRKTLVGLLVLSVGWVGKKTGDDLYVSTRVPAWAAETQGVVRALDRLGAGRTRVEVVPARNHREASGLAPYVNMARGWNRQLDMERARLFYDGSFSAGTYRAWLDRWAVGFVVLPLGKPDGYAEAEARLIREDRPDWLEPVWRDAHWRVFRVKDAVPLTSGSARVVSTSGADLVVRMPGAGATTVRIAHSPWLRVDGGGCLAPSGEFTRLTVPAAGEYRISSEYGPARRPADHCGSDSARE
- a CDS encoding cytochrome P450, translated to MPCPALPDGFDFTDPDVLHHRVPLPEFAALRRAEPVRWIPQRGNVAGFQDDGYWAVTRHADVKYVSTHPELFSSSVNTAIIRFNEHIERDAIDAQRLILLNMDPPEHTRVRQIVQRMFTPRAIRALEDRLRARALAIADGARRHTGSFDFVTEVACELPLQAIAELIGVPQEDRSRIFDWSNKMIAYDDPEYAITEEVGQESATEILAYAMNMAADRKRCPAKDLVTTLVAAEDQGSLRSDEFGFFVLMLAVAGNETTRNAITHGMHAFLTHPGQWELFKRERPATAAEEIVRWATPVVAFQRTATQDTELGGKQVRKGDRVGLFYSSANHDPEVFDDPDVFDITRDPNPHLGFGGGGPHYCLGKSLAVLEIDLIFDAVADAMPGLTLAGDPRRLRSAWINGVKELRVDAG
- a CDS encoding steroid 3-ketoacyl-CoA thiolase, with the protein product MAAEPVIVEAVRTPIGKRGGALANLHPAYLLGETYRELLGRTRIPADCVEQIVGGTVTHAGEQSMNPARTAWLTMGLPYETAATTVDCQCGSSQQASHMAANMIAAGVIDVGISCGVEAMSRVPLGSGSKHGPGKPFPDEWNVDLPNQFEAAERIARHRGLTRRDVDALGLLSQQRAAAAWAEERFKRETFAVQVPTTEEEQQAGQGMWRLVDRDEGLRDTSLEALSRLKPVMPAAVHTAGNSSQISDGAAALLWASKRMARALKLRPRARIVAQALVGSDPHFHLDGPIDATRAVLGKAGMSLQDIDLVEINEAFASVVLSWARVFEQDLDKVNVNGGGIALGHPVGATGARLITTALHELERADKEFALITMCAGGGLATGTIIQRL